From the genome of Paracholeplasma manati:
TATATGGCAAGCCGCGACCAAAATCATTGATCACTATGCTATTATCATTTTTTATGGTGACGTTAATCTCTGACCCATAACCAGATAGGGCTTCATCGATCGCATTATCGACAATTTCCCAAACCAAATGGTGTAAACCCCTGGTATCGGTTGACCCGATATACATCCCAGGACGTTTTCTTACCGCTTCGAGTCCTTCCAATATCTGGATCGAATCCTCAGAATAAGTCTTCTTCAATTCTTCCATTAAATCAGTCCTTGCTTTAGTGATATTATACCAAATTTTAAACCGTTTTCACAATAAAAAATATAGTCATTTTCGATATTTGCAGTATTTTAATTGGAATTTCAAATTATATGATATAATATTGACGTTACGAGGTGAAAAGATGGGGTTTATCGCTATACAAATCGGTTTAATTTTATTCGCTTATTTGGTTGGTTCTATACCGAATGGACTATGGATAGGCAAAGTTTTCTTAAAGATTGATTTAAGAGAACATGGTTCAAAAAATATTGGGGCTTCGAATGCCTTAAGAGTGATGGGTTTAAAGCTAGGTATACTAACATTCGCACTCGATGCACTGAAAGGTGCATTGCCAATCATCATTGTTAGAATCTTAAAAGCAACCATTGAGCTAACGACCAATGTGGTCATTCTCGATCAAGCTTACGATTATGAAATCATCTTTGGTGTGGTTGCAGTACTCGGTCATACATTCCCATTATTCAATCACTTTAAAGGTGGAAAAGCTGTCGCATCTTCTGCAGGTATCGTGTTAACCTTAACACCGATTGCAGGGATCTTATGCATCATCACATACATCGTCACTGTCATCCTAACAAAATATGCTTCACTAGGTTCAACGTTTGCAGCACTAACGGTATTCGCTGCAGCATTCATTGAGTTTTGGATTAGAGGTTTATTGTTAGAACAACTATTTGTGTTGATTGTATACACAATGATGATTTTGTTTATCTTCTATCGCCATCGAGAAAACTACAAACGTTTGCTCAAAGGCACAGAAAATAAGATGTCATTTACAAAGAAAAAAGCATAATACCTGAACCCTTCATTTTTTGAAGGGTTTTTATATGTTATAATGCATATATGTTAGGATGTGAAATCATGTTGATTAAATCCATCGAATTCCCGACCGTTTCGGATCAAAACTACCCCTATTATTTGCCATTTTATGGAAAAACCATTTTAATCACTGCACCAATTACCATTTTGGTTGGTGAAAATGGTACCGGTAAATCGACTTTGTTGAAGCTTATAAACGATGTGATTCAACTGTATCGAATTGATGCAAGTGATGCTTCAAAACGTAAAAGTCCATTAAAATGGTTGAATTTACCCAAAGTCACCTTCTCTAGAACCAAACCCAAAGGATTTTTCTTCAGTGCTGAGGATTTTACCACTTACATACGCGGTTTGGAACAACACCGTCAGGAAGCTTATGACGCTTTGAATGAAGTGGATCGTGAATATGCCAATAAATCTGATTATGCAAAATCAATGGCCCGGATGCCACATATGAGAACCATAAACGACATTGACCAAATGTACCAAAAAGACTTGTTGAGTTCATCCCATGGAGAAGCTTATCTGGATTTTTTCATTTCCAGATTGCGTAGCAACGAACTGTATTTATTGGATGAACCTGAAACACCCTTATCGATTCAAAATCAAATTACCTTATTGAGTGTGATTGATGAGGCCGTCAGTCGCGGTAATCAATTCATCATCGCAACCCACTCACCCATTCTCATGTCTATACCAGGTGCAACCATTCTAAGGATTCAACCTGAAGGTATGGATGAAATTCGTTATGATGATATTGAATCGGTTCAGCTATTAAAACAATTTTTGAACCACAAAGAACAGTTTTTTAGGCACTTATATCAAAAAAAGTCCGAGTAGGACTTTTTATTTTATTCTTGGTCTTGATTCAATAAGACTTTGGTTTCATCCATCCATAATTTTGCGAAATGATTGTTTGAAATGACGATTGGCATCGCAAACACATACAGTAAAGGCAAAATCAAGTAATAATCGAGTGACAAATCAAATACATCGATGATAGCAACCAATACACCAATCGACAAACTCAATAGCCCTAAAGACACAAAATTCCATATGAATCGTTTTTTTGGAATATGAGACTTGATTTTGTGGTGCAAGTTAAACACATGTCTAAATGTAAATGCAGAAATCAGGAGGGCGGCAATAGCTGATAACCCTAACAATATTCCTGCCACCAAATGGTGATATTTCAAAATGGCTAAAACAGAAATGATCCCAAACAATTGAAATGTGGTCGCAATGATGATTTGTACCAATGTTCTAGAATAGTGGATTGCCTTTAAATACTTTTCTTGGATGATCGCACTCTTCTCAGGGTGCTTTTGGGTTTCTTCAATCAAATCAATGTAGGATGCATCTGGTTCCTTGGTTAATTCTAACAATTTTTCATAGTCTTTATACATAAACCATTCAACCAATATGTCGGCGACGAATAGTGGGATGGTAATCAAGTTAAATAAAATATAGCCTTGGGCGTCGAGTGCACTGGCCCGCAATACCACAAATAGGATGGAAATCTTTAGTAGGAAATCAATCAGTGTGTATCGCTTTAAATCCCGAAAGGACTCTGAAAACCCGAATAGGGTTAAGATGACAGGTACAATCATCGTAAAAATCCAAAACGGGTGGATGGTATCTAAACCATCGGTGTGGATTTGGTAATTTAAGAACAATACGTTCAAATATGAAAGGATTGACAATCCAATTAATAATTTTAAAAATGTTTTCATAGCATTACCTCTCAGTCTATTTTACCATATAAAATAAAAAGGTGTTTACACACCCATTATTTTACTTGATTCATTGAGTTTAATACTTGTCGAACTTGCTTTTCAGAAGGGGTTCTGCCCATTTGACGCATCATTTCACGAATCATACGTTCATTGACAGGTGGGTTTTTCTTAAGATAGTTTTTAAACCACGCTCTTGCGATAAAGAAACCTGCGATGCCACCCGCTAAGATGCCGCCTAATCCAGTCAATAAATACCAAAGCCATTCTAATCCCATTAAAAATCACTCCTTCAATAACAATAATATCATACTAAATCATAGCCTTAAAAGCAAGTCAAAACCAACATTCTACACGATTCAGTGTTTACATTTTGCTTGACATATAATAAAATAAAGTATAAGGAGTGATGATTATGCCAAGATGGATAGATGACAGCTGTATCGCTTGCGGTAGCTGCCAAGCTGTATGCCCAGTAGACTGTATTTCAGAAGGCGACATTTACGTGATTGATGAATCCGTATGTATCGACTGTGGGGCTTGCCAAGAAGTTTGCCCAGTAGGAGCTATTTCAGAACGCTAAAAAAGAAAACGCACTCAGTTGAGTGCATTTTTTTTTACATTAAACCATCCAAAATGGATGGTTATTTTTGATAGATTCCGATGCGTTTAATGCCATGAACACGATCTTTGATCAAGTGGATGCCATCAACAGTCGGGCATGCATGACTTTTTTCAATTTCGATGATGATTTTACCCGTTGGTTTAATCAGATCGACCACAGCTTCTAAAATCGGTTGGATATCATAAGCATATGGTGGATCTAAGAAAATATAGTCCATATAAATTTGATTATTTTTATAATAACCAATGGCTTTTGGATAATCCCAAGATGTGATTAATGCCCCTGTTTTAAGCGATTCTTCATTGATTTTCAATGACTTGATGGCCAATGGATGTAAATCATTCAAATAGAGCTTTTCAGCCCCTCTAGAATAGGCTTCGAATCCATATGCGCCAGACCCTGCAAATAAATCCAGTACAGACCCAGATACTTCAAACAACATATTGAATACAGATCCTCTAACGATAGAGGCAGTTTCTTTGGTATCATCGCTTAAACTGATTAAGGTTTTCCCTTTCAGTCTGCCAGCAATGATTTTTAATTTGACCTGTTTCATTCGAACAACTTTAAGATGGCTTTATTGTAATAGAGGTTGTTAAAATACGTGGTTTTTTTTGAGATTAGGTCTAAATCCATCAAATCGCGATAACGTTTAATGATGGTCTTAGATAATACACCAAAATGAGCTTGCAACGGTTCATTTTCAAGGTAAATGACTTTATGACTCACATGAATCATTTCAAGCAAGCGACGTTTTTGATAAATCGTATGGTCGCTTTCTTCAATCTTCTCTTCTTGTTTAAGCTTGATACGGTTGTATCCATTGATCATCTTATTCGCATCTTTGATAGCGGCTTTCAACCCCGTTAAGTAATAAACGATGAACCCATTGATGTCGTTTTCAACCAATGCCTTTTTGCGGACATCTTCTATGTTCTTTAAATGACGGGATAACGGGATAAAGTGTTTGATTCCATCAAATTCGATTAAATACAACTGGGACGCCATTCTCGCAAGTTCAACGTTGCCAATCAGAAATGGTAACGATGTGGCAATTTGATAATACATCAGTGCCGCTCTCACATAAACCGGAATATCGTCACGATACATGAAGAGTTCCATTTCTTCCATAATAGTAATCATGGATTCAGGGTCTGGTGGGATATATGTAGCTTGTTCGATTGAACTACCTACAAAGGATTGAGTTCTTCTAAACTCACCTGGGTATTGGTTTTGATGTTTCGAAAACAATGCATAATGCAAATCTTTTAAAAAGCGGTTGGCATAGCCAATTTTTTTCATATGGGCTGGTGCTTCATCGTACGTTTCTTGAAAGTGAATCAAATCGTTATAAAACAAATTAAATCCAGATGGTGCGTATAAATCACTAAAACTATAATCCCCAATCGAAGTGCGCATCCAATCCAACATTTCAGCATCTTGAATCAATCTGAAAAAGGCTTTATTGAGTGGCGACTCGAGTGGCAACAATTGATTGATTTCATCTACCAATTTGTCAATGCGTTCATCTTTTTTAGAGGTTATATAAAGACCATTCAATGTATAAGGTACGAAGACATTGATTTTCTTTAACCCGTAAGGCTTTTGTTCGTATGTACCTAGCATATTATCACCTATAGAAATTATACCAAAAAACCGCATGATTAAGCAATAAAAATGACAAAAAAAGGCATTTTGGATGCCTTTTAAAGTTTCTTCAATTTGATGGTCTTGTTCTTGAATTTTTTACCATTCAAGCCCATGACACGGTTTACCGATTGCTTGTTCAATTGGAAAACGGTTTTGGATTCACCAATCGTGATGTCACCAACATTACCTGTGTAGAGGTCCGCTTCTTTCTTGAATAAGTCGAGTAACGATACGGCACGAATTTGGTCTGCTTTACCAAAGTTGATTTCAAATTCAACGAATTGTTTTTGATTATCACGGAAAGGTTTATCGCCTTCGGCTCTTGGACGTCTAGCATCTGAACCCGCTTCACGAGGACGACGATCATTACGATCGAACGTTTTCTTTTCACGTGGTTTATCGATTGGAATCTCACGGTATTCTTTTTCTTGATCATCGATGGACATGGTCATCAACGCGTTGATGATGTCAATCCCATCATAACCATCCGCTAGTAACTTTTGAATCACAATTTCATACTTGTGTTCTTTCTTTTGACTGATCATGTCAGCGATTTGGTTATAGATACCTTTAATCGTAACGGCATGAATGTCTTCAACGGTTGGGATTTCTTTGAGTTCTAGTGGAGACTTGGTGAAATTTTCCAACTCTTTGATGCGTCTTCTGTTCCATGCATTCGATAACGTAATGGCATAACCACTCTTACCAGCACGACCTGTTCTACCAATACGGTGAACATAGACTTCCAATTCTTGTGGGATATCGTAGTTGATGATGGCTTCAACATCATTGATGTCTAGGCCTCTCGCTGCCACGTCTGTAGCCACCAAAATTTTGACATTCTTTTGACGGAATGCGTTCATTACTCGGTCTCTTTGGAGTTGTTTTAAATCCCCATGTAAGGCATCTGCACTATACCCCAAGTTTTGGAGGTAAGCGACCAAATCATCGACACCAGCTTTGGTGTTGGCGAAAATGATGATGGATTTGAAATGATAGAAATCCAAAAGTCTGACCAATAAGTCATCTTTGTATTCCTTTTTGACTTCGTAGTAAACTTGTTTGATTTTTTCTACGGTCAATGTCTTCGCTTCAATCTTAATGTGGACAGGGTCCTTTTGATAAGTGGAAGCGACGGTCTTAATGAAAGGTGGGATGGTCGCGGAGAATAAGACAGTTTGTCTTTCTTTCGGCGTATCTTTCAAAATGATCTCTAAATCTTCTTGGAAACCCATTTTCAACATTTCATCCGCTTCGTCCATGACGAGCATACGTAAATTATTGAAATCGAGTGTCTTTCGGGTCATGTGGTCGATGATACGACCTGGGGTCCCGATGATGATTTGTGGTTTTTCTTTCAAGCTCTTGATTTGTCTTTCAATCGATTGGCCACCGTACACGACGGTTGCTCTAATTTGTCTTGAGAAGCGAATTAGTTTTAAGAATTCAGCGTAGACTTGGAGTGATAACTCTCTCGTTGGCAATAAAATAAGCGCTTGTACATTTGGGTTATTCATATCGATCGCTTCAACGATGGGTATTGCGAAAGAGAATGTTTTCCCTGTACCTGTTTGGGCCTGCCCAATCATGTCTTTACCGTCACGAACCACTGGGATCGATGCGGCCTGGATATCCGTTGGATAAACGAATCCCAATTTGTCTATCGCCTTCTGAATATCTTCTTGTAAGTTTAAATCTTTAAATGTAATCATGCAATTCCTCAATTCTGTATAATACCTTAATACTATATCATATTTAGGCCGTAAAACCTAAAGTTTTATGCAGTAATTTTGTAAAAGTGCTTACAAAGTAAAAGCCCATATTAAATGGGCTTAAAAGTGCTTATTTTACCTAGAAAGGTGTGAGAACTAAAAGTGCTAAAGTGGGTAAAATCGACCTTTACTTTGTGATTCCTATATCTATAGGCATTCTAACCCCGCAAGGCCTCAATTCCCGTTTCGGATGGTTGGGTTCCACAGCTTACCTTCTAGGCACCTTCATTGTATCACTCAACAATCCATTTTGTCAAATGACCTACTTTGACTCGATTTCTTTCAATTTCTTCTTTAGAAGGTCGATGACTTGAGGTCTAACATCGTCGCGTTTTAGACCAAAATCCAGGGTCGCTTCGATGTAACCGATGCGTGAACCAATGTCATAACGCTTACCTGCGACGTCAAAAGAATAGACCGATTCTTCCGCCATCAAGCGCTTAATGGCATCGGTTAGTTGGATTTCTCCGCCTGCCCCGCGTGGTTGATTTTCTAAATATTTAAAAATGGTTGGACTCAAAATATAGCGACCACCAATGGCACTTCTAGAAGGTGCATTTTCGGGTTTTGGCTTTTCGACTACAGAAGAAAGTTTATAAAGACCAGCTTCCATTTCTTGACTTGGTTCGCAAATACCGTATTTTTGGGTATCTTCATAACTGACAGGCAATGTACCTAAAATGGTGCCACCATACACATTGTATTTGTCGATGAGTTGACGTAAAACGGGTTGTTTGTCACCAACATACAAGTCGTCCCCAAGCAACAATGCGAATGGTTCATTGCCGATGAATGCTTTCGCACAAAGGACAGCGTGACCCAATCCGAGTTGTTCTTTTTGACGAATATAATGAATATTGGCGAGATTAGAGACATCTGTAATGACCTTTAATTCCGCATCCTTGTGTTTTTCTTTGAGGATGTTTTCTAGTTCGAGATTACGGTCAAAATGGTCCATAATGGCGTTCTTATTGGCTGAAACGATGATGAGAATTTCTTCGATCCCTGAAGCGAGTGCTTCTTCAACGATGTATTGAATCGTTGGGGTGTCGATGATGGGGAACATTTCCTTAGCAAGTGCTTTGGTGGCCGGTAAAAAACGGGTTCCGTACCCTGCGGCTGGGATAACTGCTTTTTTGATCATAGTGATTACGCGTGGCGTATCTCCTTTCTAATAGTAAAGCATGATGCGTACATACGTACCTTGATTCATCTTTAATTCTAATAATATGTCTCTCACCGTGTTTTCAATGATGTAATCGAGGTTTCTCACCCTTACATTGGTTTGTAAGGTGATGACCCCTGCTTCATCATAATCGAGTTCACGCGATGGATATGCCTTTACATAAGTGCGTGCATGGTCTTTGTCTTTAAAATAGACCATCAAACTGATGATGACTTCACCACGGATTTCAAGTTCGTTCAATAAGTGCGCTAAATTGAGGGCGCGAGCGACAATATAATCCGGGTTATGGAAAAATGTATTTTCATAAAATTTACGGTTTAGGTCTGAAAATTGTCTCAAACCTACGTGGGTCTTGAATGCCCCTTCAAGAAAGGTTTGAAACTTTAAAATACGCTGATGTTGACTCTTATGAAATTCAGCATAGATATAAGCATACTTCTTATTGTGGGTGTATGCTGTAATGATGAATCGGTGTAAATTGGCGTAGATTAAAATTTCGGATAAATGTGACTGGAAGGTCTCTAAAGATACTTCCATCCCATAGTGACCAATTTCAGTCGTATGCTCATTATACACCAAAGGTTCAAATAAAGCATTAGCAAATACGAGTTCTTGACGGTCTTGATCGTAATATTGATAAGCGTTATAGCTGACACGCATGTAATAGCGTATGAGCTCGACAATCCCCATGGTTACACCAAAGATGATAACGACAGGTAAAAAGATCCATTTATATGTGGTTGATATGTCATCTGTCACAGCAAGAATGAAAATGATGGGTAGAAATACCGATAGTCTTACCACACGCATCATGGTTGTAAAGCCTTTTTTATGCAGTAAAATCATCATGATAAAGACAATGGTTATGAAATAGATGACCAATGCGTTATTCGGGGTGATGCTTCTGAATATCGCGATGTCATTCGCAACAAATATCAACATAAAGATATCTATCGCGAACAGACCAAATACCGAGATGGTTCGTGCTTTTTGATACCATTTTTTGGTATAAAGCTTTCGAACTTGTGGTAGATGATAATGTGATTTCATTTCTTTTCGGTATGCATAGAATGTTTCAAATTTGCCATACCAAGGCACTTTAAATGGTTCGATGTCTTCGTCATCAAGTGTTTTATTCAAATAATTTTCAAAGTCTGCCAATGGGTTTAAAACGAATAGCAACGTACCAATGAATATGATGGCTAAACTGAACCGAGTATCGAAGAGAGCCAATGTAATCGCAATTAAAACACCGTATATGAAAAATACGATGAGTTTGGCCAAACCACCAAACAGATAGAGGGCGACATATAGTAAAAATAAGACGCTCACTAAGAGATAAATGGTTTGTTCGTCGGATTGTAAGAAATACGATGCAATGACCATACTGACGATGATCGATGATGCAATCGTTAAAGCAATCAATAAACGTCGCGACATATTTTATCCTCGATATATACTAAATTATACAAAAAAAAGAATGGAGTGTCCATTCTTTATTCTTTCGATTATTTTTGTGCTGCTTTGATGGCTTCAACCAATTCAGCTTTCTTTAAACCAGAAAGACCGGTTAAGCCTAAACCTTGTGCAACTTCTTTAAGTTGTGCAACGGTTAAAGTTTCTAATTCAACTTGTGGTTCAGCAACTTTTTCAACGACTGGAGCCGCTTCTACGACTTTTTCAGCTTTGACTGCTTTTTCTACTTTAGCTGCTTTAACGACAGGTTTAGCTTCAACCACTTGTGGTTTGATTTCGCCTGCTAAGCCTTTTCTAGCCACTTCAACAACGGCTGTGAAGCCTTTAGGATCGTTAAGTGCTAAATCAGCCAACATCTTACGGTTGACTTGAACGCCAGCCTTTAATAGACCGTTGATCAATGATGAATATTTGAATCCGTTTAGACGGCATGCTGCGTTGATTCTGGAAATCCAGAGCTTGCGCATATTTCTCTTGGTTTGTTTTCTGTCTCTGTATGCGTAAGCGAGCGCTCTCATGACTTGTTCATGGGCTGTCTTATAAATCGTGTGTTTGGAACCAAAGTAACCCTTGGCTAATCTTAATATTTTTTTACGGCGTGCTCTTGTTTGCACGTTTCCTCTTACTCTTGGCATGTGTGTCCTCCTACTTCAAGTTCGAAATCAGTTGTTTGATACGTTTGTAGTCTGATGCAGACACACCTGTTTCGCCTCTTAATTGTCTATTTTGTTTGGTTGTTTTGCTTGCAGCTAAGTGATTTGAATAAGCTTTGCCTCTCATGAGTTTACCAGAGCCAGTAACTTTAATTCTCTTCTTTAAACCGCTATGTGTTTTTTGTTTTGGCATATTGTTTGCTCTCCTTTATTATTTGGTTGGTTTTGGTGCAACCGTCGCGAATAATTGACGGCCTTCCATCTTCACTGGGGACTCAACCACGATAGCGTCTCCCAACGATTGAATAAAGCCTTCCATGACCTTAACGCCTTGATCGCTATGAACGATCATACGGCCCTTAAAGCGTAATGAAATTTTAACTTTATCGCCTTTTTCAAGGAATTTGATGGCTTGTTTGGATTTGGTTTCCAAATCATGGGTGTCGATGACTGGGGATAAACGAATTTCCTTCACTTCAACGACATGTTGATTTTTCTTCATTTCACGTTGTTTTCTTTGTTGATCGTATCTGAACTTAGAATAATCCATGATTTTCGCAACCACTGGTTTGGAATCCGGGGATACGACCACAAGGTCTAACTCACGTGTTCTTGCTTCATAAAGCGCTTGATGGATTTTAATTAATCCTAAATTGTTGCCTTGATCATCAATGACTAACAACTCTCTTGCTGCGATGCCTTCATTGACTAGTGCATCGACTTGTTTGTTGCCTTTAACAGGACTGTTTCCTTTAACAGGACTCTTGATAAACGCCACCTCCTATGTGTTTTATAAAAAGAAAAAGTGTGTACATACAGTACCCACTCATATACGTTAATTTAAATCAAATTTAACGTGACCGTTTGCCTACCGATTCATCGATCAGGCGAGAAGTAGGTACTTCTTCTTTTCACTATTTCTAGTTTCCTTATGTATTATAACGAATTGCCCCAGGTATGTCAAGCATAAATGCATATTTATTTTGGCTTTATCCCGTATAAGTGATATGCAAACCAATAATAGGCCAATGCAAGCCAAATGGGTTGCCACTCAAAAGTCCCCTGGTTGTAAGGCATGACCCAATCGATCCAACGAATGGTCGGTAATAGATCACTCAGATTGGGGTGTAGAATCAACATCACCAATCCAAACAGGGTGATGTATGTGGATTTAACCCGTATCCATATTACCATAAAACCACTAAAAAGGCACGTGTTTAAAGATAATTGTATCCAAAAATTGGATAAAATATCTATTTCTTGGAAGGATAATGCATAAAAAATGGGTACCCAAATGCCATACATGATAACTTGTAACATCACATTCAGCCAAAATCGGACTAAATTGAACCTTAAATAAGAAGACCCAAACATCACCTCTAAATAAGCATCTTTTTTACCCATCCACTCAATTGCGTATACTAGCGTGTGACATCCAATCAATAAATAGCACAAATAACCGCTCTGTTCTAAGTAATATTGTTGATAATAGCTGCGATTGAGTCCTCTTTCCGTTGTTGATAGCCATGCATGACTGAAATAAAACAACAACAATACCCACAAAACATAGAACAATACGGACAACCAGACCCATTTGGTTGGTTTTCTTTTTCTAAAATCATAATTGAAATAATTAATCCAGTGCATGGGTTGTAACCACCAGTTTGGAGAACAACTTCGGTTCATGGGTCGAGATTATGAGACAAGTCCCTAAACTTTGAAGGGTTGCAATGCGTTTTAAAACCACCTTCATGGTTTTTGAATCCAGTGCTGTGAACGGTTCATCCATGAAAACCACATCGGGTTGTCCAACCAAACTGAGATATAACAATACTTTTTGTTTATTGCCTTTGGATAAATTCGCTACTTCACTAGACATATCGATGTCTAATTCAGCCAAAAAACCCAGATCCATGGGGACACGCATAATCGATAGCATCCATGCGATAAACGTATAGGGTCGATCTGCGTATGGCAATTCAACCAAATCGGGCATATATCGACATTTGAGCGATTTTCGATGGATGATTTCACCACGATCACTTTGAATGCGATTCATGCATAGTTTTAAAAGTGTGGTTTTACCAGACCCGTTTTGCCCGACCAATAAATGGATGGTCCCAGGGTCAAACTGAATCGATAGATTTTGAAATAACGATTTATTACCATAGCTTTTGGAAACTTCACGCAGTTCAATCAATGACATATATACGATTTAAGCTATTCTCAGGAATCACTGTTGACATCGGTTCAAAATACAAAAACGTGTCAACGGTTTGAGCATAGAGTGTCCCTTCTAAAGTATAAAATATTCGTAATGACGTTTTTTGGTAATAAAATAAATCTGGTTCGATGTCGATGGCAATAGAATTTTGACTTTGTATGGTGTTAAGGATAGGCACACAATGATTGACCGTATAACAAACCGATTCAATGGTGACTGGTCTTTTCACTGAAATATCCAACACAATTTGTGTCAAAAATGGCCCTTCATCGGCATTATCTCCATATTGATTATAGATAGAAAGTTCTTGTTCTTCACTCGGTTTCATCAAAGACAATCGTCCGATGCTTGCTTGAAGCTTATCCCCATTTTTTAAAAGAATGGTCAAATAACATGTTTTAATATAGTAATCAACCTCAAGTTTTGGTAGTTCCAACAAGAAAACAACCTTATTATATCGATCACCTAAGTAGGTATACCGGCCATAGGTCTTAATATCTATGGTTTTGGGTACCAATTTTTGATGTTCGTCTAGGGACGATAAATAGATGGTTTCGATGGCATCCACATCAGCATAAAGTGATGAATGATTGGTATACCCCTCCACGCTGAGTTGGGTATCCGTGGTCAATTGCGAATATAACGT
Proteins encoded in this window:
- a CDS encoding ATP-binding cassette domain-containing protein, whose product is MSLIELREVSKSYGNKSLFQNLSIQFDPGTIHLLVGQNGSGKTTLLKLCMNRIQSDRGEIIHRKSLKCRYMPDLVELPYADRPYTFIAWMLSIMRVPMDLGFLAELDIDMSSEVANLSKGNKQKVLLYLSLVGQPDVVFMDEPFTALDSKTMKVVLKRIATLQSLGTCLIISTHEPKLFSKLVVTTHALD